The following proteins are encoded in a genomic region of Leptospira fainei serovar Hurstbridge str. BUT 6:
- a CDS encoding 7TM diverse intracellular signaling domain-containing protein: MFQFILLFSVIWIGLASCRKNLSYHPTAVAGILDLRNWNVAEHPLIDLDGEWEYYPGLLSSSGKVADDKRSFNVPGTWNGSGYGTLKLKLLLPENSPAFAFYSKGQATAFTLYVNGEKILNSGTPGADRQSSIPDSRPSFHELNHSASELLIVLEISNFYHRFGGLWYGIRFGESEELKKEVSQYRDMDLFLGGIFFLTFLYHIGLFLIRRKDRSPLPFGLFCFVLFVRLLVTEDKILLSYFPSWGYETSMRLEYLSFYLSLPLGLHYLRHTFPEFFPKIWIRGFYILACGFALSSLLSFPEASKVIPYYQAVMFAAIILAIYVLCRAVLNRKPYAAPLLFGFFTLSATGVLDVLSAHQILGTRFLMPIGLLTLVLIETFVLSSRYGDLYREKEILTEKMLRLNITYSRFVPRNFLGLLEKGNIADMLPGDQVRKEMTILFSDIRSFTEISESMNGKESFEFLNNYLSKMEPVIRTNHGFVDKYFGDGIMALFSERPDDAVNAAIQMQTEILSYNRQRIGDRAIRVGIGIHTGSLILGLIGAEGRMESTVISEAVHVASRLEYLTKYYGANILISQDSFLLLEQPDRFLIRKLDKIEIKGKIDEVFIYEIGDYLNATEKEAFQNSKQYYEKGLDAFFAGRYMDAGETFREALRVYPGDKAANLYLKRCTEQLPTRVKRYAPGPDLA; encoded by the coding sequence ATGTTTCAGTTCATCCTTTTGTTTTCGGTAATTTGGATAGGGCTTGCTTCGTGCCGAAAGAATCTTTCCTACCATCCGACGGCGGTCGCCGGAATTTTAGATCTTAGGAATTGGAATGTCGCAGAACACCCGCTAATCGATTTGGACGGTGAGTGGGAATACTATCCCGGGCTTTTGTCTTCCTCGGGTAAGGTAGCGGACGATAAGAGGTCGTTTAACGTTCCCGGTACATGGAACGGTTCAGGTTATGGCACGCTGAAGCTGAAGCTTCTCCTTCCGGAGAATTCTCCCGCATTCGCTTTTTATTCGAAAGGACAGGCGACCGCATTTACTTTATATGTGAACGGGGAGAAGATTCTAAATTCTGGAACTCCCGGCGCGGATCGGCAATCGAGCATACCTGACAGTCGTCCTTCGTTTCATGAATTGAATCATAGCGCTTCCGAACTATTAATTGTATTAGAAATTTCTAATTTTTATCATCGATTCGGAGGTCTTTGGTACGGAATTCGATTCGGAGAATCGGAGGAACTTAAAAAGGAAGTTTCGCAATATAGAGATATGGATTTGTTTTTGGGGGGAATTTTTTTCCTTACGTTTCTCTATCATATCGGTTTGTTTTTGATACGCAGAAAAGACAGATCGCCTCTTCCGTTCGGCCTATTTTGTTTCGTTCTATTCGTAAGATTATTAGTCACGGAAGATAAGATTCTTTTGTCCTATTTCCCGTCCTGGGGATACGAAACGTCAATGCGGTTGGAATATTTATCGTTCTATCTTTCTTTACCGCTGGGGCTCCATTATTTACGACATACGTTTCCCGAATTCTTTCCGAAAATTTGGATAAGAGGTTTTTATATCTTAGCGTGCGGCTTCGCTTTAAGCTCTCTATTGTCTTTTCCCGAAGCCTCAAAGGTAATTCCTTATTACCAGGCGGTCATGTTCGCCGCAATTATTCTTGCCATATACGTGCTCTGTCGCGCGGTTCTGAATAGAAAACCGTACGCGGCTCCGTTATTATTCGGCTTTTTTACGTTATCTGCGACAGGTGTCTTGGACGTTCTTTCGGCACATCAAATTTTGGGGACTCGTTTTTTGATGCCGATCGGTCTTTTAACGCTCGTACTTATCGAGACTTTCGTATTGTCTTCCCGATACGGAGATCTTTATAGGGAAAAGGAAATATTAACCGAAAAGATGCTAAGACTTAATATAACTTATAGCCGTTTCGTTCCGAGAAATTTCCTGGGACTTCTAGAAAAAGGGAATATAGCCGATATGCTTCCCGGCGATCAAGTCAGAAAGGAAATGACGATTCTTTTTTCCGATATCAGGTCGTTTACCGAAATTTCGGAAAGCATGAACGGTAAGGAAAGCTTTGAATTTCTAAATAACTATTTAAGTAAAATGGAACCCGTAATTCGGACAAATCACGGTTTCGTGGACAAGTATTTCGGCGACGGCATCATGGCTTTATTTTCCGAACGTCCGGATGATGCGGTTAACGCAGCGATTCAAATGCAAACGGAAATTCTTTCGTATAACCGACAGCGAATTGGCGATAGGGCTATTCGAGTCGGCATCGGAATCCATACAGGTTCGTTAATTTTAGGTTTAATCGGAGCCGAAGGGAGAATGGAAAGTACGGTGATCTCGGAGGCGGTCCATGTTGCTTCTCGCTTGGAATACCTTACGAAATATTACGGTGCGAATATCCTGATCAGCCAAGATTCTTTTTTACTTTTAGAACAACCGGATCGATTCCTAATTCGAAAGTTGGATAAAATCGAAATAAAAGGAAAGATCGACGAAGTCTTTATCTATGAAATCGGAGATTATTTAAACGCTACGGAAAAAGAGGCATTTCAAAATTCAAAGCAATATTATGAAAAAGGGTTGGATGCCTTTTTTGCCGGACGGTACATGGACGCCGGCGAAACATTCCGGGAAGCTTTACGAGTTTATCCAGGAGACAAAGCAGCCAATCTTTATTTAAAACGTTGCACGGAACAATTGCCGACTCGGGTGAAGCGCTACGCTCCGGGGCCGGATCTGGCATAG